The genomic segment agaccaccaaaccttactaaacaaattgcgacattatggtgtttcgaataagtcacttgatctgctgaactcgtatctcacaggcagaaaacaaaaagtttgtattaacggaactgagtcttctggagcacctcttactatgggtgtgccgcagggatcaatattgggacctttgctatttcttatttacattaatgaccttccttactttgtaaaagatctgtgtgatattgtgttatttgctgatgacacatctctcattttcaaagttgatagaggtaaagtaaattttgacgatattaataacacactctcacaggttctacattggttcactgttaacaacttattgttaaatgcaaacaaaactaagtgcattaaatttaccttacctaatgtgaggcaggtttacacgcaattaatggtgaagaatgaaccattaaatagcataaattccacaacattcctgggaatcactttagatgctaaacttcaatggggtcctcatattgaaactgtcaaaaaggctcagttcggctgcttttgcagtgagaaagataaggcaattaactgacattgaaacggcaaggctagtatattttagctattttcatagtataatgtcatacggcatattgttgtggggctcagccgcggacattgaaactgtgtttgttctgcagaagagagcagtgcgggccatttataaccttggaccccgattttccttgaaagatttttttaaggaaataaacatactgacagtagcttcacagttcatttatgaaaaccttttatatgtccgcaaaaatatagagcaattcacgaaaaagagcgatttgcataactttaatacaagaaacaaaaataaacttgccgttccaaatttcagattgcataagattggtaattcatttatgggaaaatgtattaaattctttaataaattaccacaaactgttgtagaactacccattcataaattcaaagcacatattaaaagtaccttaatgaaaaagggctactataaagtcgatgattatttaaaagataaaaatgtttgggatacgttactgcctagctcgcataaatatttataactttgtacattttaaagcatgtaaacctttgaaaaagaggctgacaatagtgactgagtttcttgcgctgcttcttctcagcactggcccatttattgtcctgaagcagtggtagggttaatactgggacgtgtaaaagtgctttttttaagcctatttacagaaataaatgagttttaatgagtttttaatgagttttaaacAAATGTTTTCACGCTACATTCGTTTCCACATATGTCTGAAATGCGAACGCGTAGTCAACGTATCACGAAGTTATGCCAAAGCTTGGTGTACGTTTGTCTTAACTACTTTGTGTAGGTATGCGGCTACTAAGCAGCAAACTCCCAAGGCTATCAGGAGTTCCAGATTTGGAACAATTAAGGGCCGCCGAGTGCTAATTGCATTGCCCAACTGATGGGCCCAAGTTTGTTTACACAGATTGATTAATGAAAGTCCAACGCTAAGAGGCACGAAGTCCGCACTTTCAGCTCGCTGCAATCGTCGTCCATAAAACCCGACCCAGTTATTTCAAGttgtattaagtaaaaataacttacgAATGTTACAAACAACTTGTTTGTTGTGTAATAACGTTGGAAAATTTTCTGAGTGGTTTATTAATTGATATAGACAACGTAACATTCGTGACAGAACTCAATTCGTAAAGCTCTTTATTATAATGCATAAACTGTTTTGTAAGCACGAGTAACTTCAGGATAATTGACGTAGCGAAAACATCACGATTTTGAACAGAAATTGTTTGTTTTAGGACTTAGtagatttctttttaatttacttttagaaGAAATAAACTACCTAACAACATTTTAatgacttaggctgggttgcaccatcccaccttaactttgacaaacgtcaaaaatctgtcaaattccatacaaaaaacaccggttatcgttatagttacggtcaaagttaggtggtgcaactcagccttaatgtgaGTTCATTAATCAAtactattaattaatattaatgtagGTACTCACATTACGTTAGACATCATGTACTTAGCAGTGTCTAATGGAGAAAACAACATTAGTCACATATCTTATCATAGTAACAATAATAGAGCCTAATTTGGCTCTTGCTCGTCGTATATTTACTAAGCAAACATTATAGGAAACTTACCAGGCAAAGCCTTTGTATTTACTGATATATTTACAAGTATTAGCATTATATGTTTAACAAAGTTATATGCTTTGTTATTTAATAGGTGACTACCTACTGTTTTTTTCGATAGGATGAATCTTCTAACAAAGAAAAATCGAAAACATTTGCGGaatgaaatattttcattttatacagGACGAATACTGCActaatgctggatttctatattcaatcctaatccaaattatacggatttggattgtcaactgtcaaattttaatatgtttttggccaaaataactgcggtttttgatgtttttacatttttatattgtttataagactatttaaacaatattaaagtgtaaatgcatctaaaattttggaaatataatctaaaactgaattcaatttgacagttgtaatccggatttggacaaggattgaatatgggaatcgggcgtaaataaaatgcactttatgacaTTTCCCCGGCGTGGttcatttacttttattgtattttgtcCGGCGTTTCAAGTTAAAGCTGTGGTTTGTAACATTCTTCGGGATAAAGTATTTTCATATGTTGAGATTGGAAAAGATATATTTTAAAGATAGTTATTGAAAACTTCTAAATCCTACTAAGTATATCGGAAATTGGGGAGTTGAAATAGGTTGTagttgttttttatttgtttactagcggccgcccgcgacttcgtacgcgtggatctcgttttacccccccttcatctatcttacgtggttcagattttttcatacaattttttttcccgctaactcccgttcccgtgggaattttgcaatatcctgttgtaactaagctttaagtttactaaggtacctgcatgccaaatttcaagcgtctatcttacgcggtttagattttttcatacaaatgttttttcccgataactcccgttgccgtgggaattttgcaatatcctgttgtaactaagctttaagtttactaaggtacctgcatgccaaatttcaagagtctatcttacgcggtttagattttttcatacaaatgttttttcccgctaactcccgttcccgtgggaattttgcaatatcctgttgtaactaagctttaagtttactaagatacctgcatgccaaatttcaagggtctatcttacgtggtttagattttttcatacaaatgttttttcccactaactcccgttcccgtgggaattttgcaatatcctgttgtaactaagctttaagtttactaaggtacctgcatgccaaatttcaagcgtctaacttaagcggtttagatttttcatacaaaaggattttcccgctaattcccgttcccgtgggaattcctaagtatcctataacctgcccaggagtatgaagaataattgtaccaagtttcgttaaaatccgtcaagtagtttttgtttctataaggaacatacagacagacagacagacagacagacagacagacagacagacaaaaattttactgattgcatttttggcatcagtatcgatcactaatcaccccctgatagttattttgaaaatatatttcatgtacagaattggcctctctacagatttattataagtatagataagcaATTTACAGAAATCTTTTGTTCTGGTACCGTGCAGGGATTTAAATCTTGCTTTTTTTAAATGGTAAGTATGAACTAAGTAGGAGAAGAAATGATTCTGTTCTCAAATTTTTTTCGACCAAGTTTAGACAGTGTGGTTAATAGATATGAAAGCTTTAAAAATTTGCAGACGCCGAAGAATTAGCAAAGACGCTAAAGCTTTATAGTAAAGCTTAATTAACCCATAGCTTAGTAGCCGAGCACTAACGTCCCGGGCTTGTACCACAGCTTGTACttgtaaaattacattttaacgGCCAGTTGCTTCGGAATTAATTACTGTTAAAAATGTTCTTCGAAATTTCAACGTTACGTGattagaaattttaataaagcgaAACAAAAGCAAGCCGACCTCGGTCATCCAATGGTTCTCCCCAACCTTAATTAGGGCGATCGCCTATTGGGCAGTTCGTCTCCTGCTGCGTTAGCCAATGTACGAACGACAGCACTTCAAGGTAAACACAGTAGGTAGCGTCTAATCccgttgtaatacaggctatttttcaacaaatgtGCTGTCGACCATTTTCATTTGAGAATCTTTATTCATGGATTGCCGATTTATACACAACGTGCTCTGCTCATGGACGCTTTAGACTGCCAACTCTCCGAGTTACCTTGCCTACTTTCTTCTGCGGATTTTATGCTGATTTCATCTCTTATAGAATAAGTTTTAGTTTTAGCTACGGTAGAGACAAATATGTAGTTTGTAGGACAACAGAGTTTGGATTAGATTAAGATTAATAGAGATCGCTTGTTAACACCAAAATTAGGTTAATGTATCTTTTACTCGAACCGCAAAAAGCGGGCAATCAATATTTACTGTTTAATGTAGCAATATGTGGGTACCAACGTTATCAAAATGCAACTACCTAGAGTAGTTTAATGGAACAAGGTCAAATGAAATATTCAATGTTTTTGGTCAACGAATGCTCTAAAAACTAGATCTCTTAGTTTGGTATGACTATTTCTATGAGTGGGTTTATTTCTcaacaaaataatcaactttATTGACGCTCTTTTTATTTCGTGTCACACATAAACATACTAGGTACGTAAACTTTCTCTGGATCTTATTAGATGTTTTTGTTCAAACATAATAGCCACTGATGTTCCTTTGTTTTCTGGTGCTAGGTAGCTCGTTTTTATTTCGGTAGACAAAGATAAAGAGGATAAGGGCGATAATGTACCACTGAATTTTTGTGGAGAGTCCTCAAGAGTCCGGATACACGCGCGATGGGCGGAAAGCCGTATTATCCGGCACCTATAGGTATTTGAGTACGAGTAGCTATTTGTTTACCGACGGTAACGAACGACCTACGGGCCTCCTCTTTATGGCTTTTACACGTGCTACTGATTTTTTATGTACTGTTCATTGCTCATTTAATGCTTATCCAGCAAGATATTTAGAACAAGAGCCTGTTGCTCTGTAAATATTTAAACCAATCCAAGCAGGCACAGTTTTGCTAATTTTAATATGAAAGATTAACATGTTACAACAAGTATCTACTGTATCTAATGCTGTACCTTCTACATTACGAGTTAAATACTCGATAGACTGTGTCTTTTCCCTCACTGTTCCATCAATAGCGAAGGTATTAAGTTTTATCTAAACAGTAGTAAgaacttatttaaattaaaaacaacaaaatttaACATACCTGCTACATTACGTCACGATTACGTCATCGTCGAATATCTTAAGCCTtaactatattatttttttcttgtttcagGAATGGGCAATAAATTGGACTGTCACCTGAACTGACGTGGACGAGCGCCAAGGGCGCGAAGTGGAAAATGTCGGGCAACGGGAGCGACCTCTCCGGCCTCGACGTGGCGTACTGCGTGCCGGGCGGCCAGGTGTTCCAGAGCATGTACACGCAGGTGCACGGCTACATCGCGCTCGTCATCTGCCTCCTGGGCTCCGCCGCCAACTCCGTCAACATCGCCGTCCTCAGCCGCAAGGAAATGGCCTCCTCCACCAACACAATCCTCACAGGACTCGCTGTCGCAGACCTCCTAGTCATGCTTGACTACATACCATTCGCACTTCACCTCTACACGGGAATCAGCTCAGAATACAACAAAAACTCATACGGATGGGCCGTCTTCGTCTACTTCCATTCCATATTCAGCCAAACCTTCCACACTATTTCCATCTGGCTGACCATCACTCTCGCCATTTGGAGGTACATCGCGATAAAATTCCCCCAAAAGAACAGGACGTTGTGCAATCAAAAGAACACTAACATAGCAATAGGTGTGGCTTATGCCGTGTGTCCAATACTGTGTCTTCCCATTTACTTTGCTATGAACATCCAAGAGTTGAAATTGAATGCGAATGTGAATGAAACTATGAGTGATTTAGATGTAGTGAACTCTACCTCGAGTGGAGACAGTGAGCGTGCATACGCTATACAAATGACTGATAACAAACATTTGTTGACTGCTATATTCTGGATTTACAGTGTATTTATTAAACTTATACCGTGTGTAGTGTTATCAATTTTAAGTGTGTTATTGATATTGAAAATGAAGTCAAGTGATAGAAGAAGACAAAAGCTTCTAAAGAAATCAGCCATCACAACCAATGAGGTATGTATTGGAATAATTATTCCACTCCATAGCTATTACATGTTATTTCGATCCGAGAAATTCAATCACATTCAGCAAGTTCCTTATTTTCTGTAGAGTGCAGATTAAAAGCTCTCTAGAGTCTAGATGCAGCGTTTTGAAGAGAGCGCTATTGGCACTGGGTCATTAATTTTTATTCGGAGCTAAATTAAATACTGCCGGCAGGAAATGCTGTTCGAAGCAGACAGTCCCATTGAAAATAATGCAATAGAACTCTATAAATTGTACTCGCTAGatttttaaaagtacctacgCAAATCTATCTATACCTAATTGCATATTCGAACACTCCAACGTACAAACGACACACGTGTCATGTAT from the Ostrinia nubilalis chromosome 5, ilOstNubi1.1, whole genome shotgun sequence genome contains:
- the LOC135071911 gene encoding G-protein coupled receptor dmsr-1-like, which translates into the protein MSGNGSDLSGLDVAYCVPGGQVFQSMYTQVHGYIALVICLLGSAANSVNIAVLSRKEMASSTNTILTGLAVADLLVMLDYIPFALHLYTGISSEYNKNSYGWAVFVYFHSIFSQTFHTISIWLTITLAIWRYIAIKFPQKNRTLCNQKNTNIAIGVAYAVCPILCLPIYFAMNIQELKLNANVNETMSDLDVVNSTSSGDSERAYAIQMTDNKHLLTAIFWIYSVFIKLIPCVVLSILSVLLILKMKSSDRRRQKLLKKSAITTNEGEKTRLNEDGGKRGGGGRTDRTTRMLVALLGLFLATELPQALFGLLTAIAPHLFQICYYAFGEVMDLMALVGSAVNFVLYCSMSRQFRQTFTRLARKVLPLPRANGDPLVPLKA